Proteins from one Strix uralensis isolate ZFMK-TIS-50842 chromosome 14, bStrUra1, whole genome shotgun sequence genomic window:
- the DELE1 gene encoding death ligand signal enhancer has translation MWRLLLGRGLGRCWPPPARPACAAEPPDGRGPSPERAPGRQDGRPRNGWERGGRQQPLPGLVPRYSVLEAVTWGALGALLLQLVRQISWLRSLPDARREHRSLWLSSLPSQQTVETEASTSCPSAQLGSHFLQKASPEVIPENSSSGIPSGQGESQPWAEVGEFQIPESSSLGPVLHSAKGDPAQRGHVEEAAFQLQQIFRIDISIALNILGIESMRAGHYRIAYTCFKLAADRGYSKAQFNVGLCYEHGRGTEKDLEKAAFYYCNAARSCHPMAQYRYARYLLCHRPENEWDRHQKAVTFLEQAAMAGITEAQAYLGVFYMRGLQPKEKRGLKYLLLAAKNGDAQSRYHVGVCYEKGLGVQQNLAEAMRHYRQSAAAGNRNARERLRVLEEEVEDVQTKHSFPSGIRASSSSPCFWAIERVPAGFHTTQPRQSALTLPHSWSTDGLHTMMLSGAGWSHALGNRATPLELQCLEPQRCRY, from the exons ATGTGGCGGCTGCTGCTGGGCCGCGGCCTAGGCCGCTGctggccgccccccgcccgccccgcctgCGCCGCCGAGCCGCCCGACGGCCGCGGCCCCAGCCCCGAGCG AGCCCCCGGTCGCCAGGATGGACGACCCCGGAATGGCTGGGAGcgaggaggaaggcagcagccgCTGCCCGGCCTGGTGCCCCGCTATTCCGTGCTGGAAGCAGTCACCTGG GGAGCACTCGGTGCACTTCTTCTGCAGCTGGTCAGACAGATCTCATGGCTGAGATCGCTGCCGGATGCCAGGAGAGAGCACAGATCTCTCTGGCTTTCTTCGTTGCCCTCTCAGCAGACAG TGGAGACTGAAGCCTCAACCAGCTGTCCTAGTGCACAGCTGGGATCCCACTTCCTGCAGAAAGCAAGTCCGGAGGTCATACCAGAGAATTCATCCTCGGGCATCCCCTCAGGGCAAGGAGAGAGCCAGCCCTGGGCAGAAGTAG gggAGTTCCAAATCCCTGAGAGCTCCAGCTTGGGGCCGGTTCTCCACAGTGCAAAG GGTGACCCAGCTCAGCGAGGGCATGTGGAGGAAGCTGCTTTCCAATTGCAGCAGATTTTCCGGATTGACATTTCCATTGCATTGAATATCCTCG GGATTGAAAGTATGAGAGCGGGCCATTACAGGATAGCCTATACCTGCTTCAAACTAGCAGCAGATCGAGGCTACAGCAAAGCCCAGTTCAACGTGGGTCTGTGTTACGAGCATGGCAGAGGCACGGAAAAAGACTTGGAAAAG gcAGCTTTTTATTACTGCAATGCAGCCAGAAGCTGTCACCCCATGGCACAGTACCGCTACGCTAGATACCTCTTATGCCACAGACCTGAAAATGAATGGGACAGGCATCAGAAGGCAGTGACTTTCCTGGAGCAAGCAGCAATGGCTGGGATTACAGAG GCACAGGCTTATCTTGGAGTGTTCTACATGAGGGGGCTGCAACCTAAGGAAAAGAGAGGTCTGAAGTACCTGCTGCTGGCAGCGAAGAATGGC GATGCCCAAAGCAGGTATCACGTGGGCGTTTGCTATGAGAAGGGCCTTGGAGTGCAACAGAACCTGGCAGAAGCGATGAGACACTACCGACAGTCAGCTGCTGCTGGGAACAGGAACGCTCGGGAGAGGCTGCGAGTGTTAGAAGAGGAGGTGGAAG ATGTGCAAACAAAGCATTCGTTCCCTTCTGGAATAAGAGCTTCTTCCTCCAGCCCCTGTTTCTGGGCTATTGAGCGTGTGCCTGCAGGCTTCCACACCACCCAGCCAAGACAGtctgccctcaccctgccccacTCTTGGAGCACAGACGGACTCCACACGATGATGCTCAGTGGTGCAGGATGGAGCCATGCTCTTGGAAACAGGGCAACACCACTGGAGCTGCAGTGCTTGGAGCCTCAGCGCTGCCGTTACTAG